AATGAAAAACTGAACGCCAAGCTAGAAGAGCTCAGGCAGCATGTGGCCTGCAAGCTGGATCTTCAAAAGCTAGTGGAGACTTTGGAAGACCAGGAATTGAAAGAAAATGTAGAGATAATTTGTAACCTGCAGCAACTGATTACCCAGTTATCAGATGAAACTGTTGCTTGCACGGCTGCAGCCATTGATACTGCGGTAGAAGAAGAAGCTCAAGTGGAAACCAGTCCAGAGACAAGCAGGTCTTCTGACGCTTTTACCACTCAGCATGCTCTCCATCAAGCTCAGATGTCTAAGGAGGTGGTTGAGTTGAATAACGCCCTTGCACTGAAAGAGGCCCTAGTTAGGAAGATGACTCAGAACGACAACCAACTACAGCCCATTCAGTTTCAATACCAGGATAACATAAAAAATCTAGAATTAGAAGTCATCAATctgcaaaaggaaaaggaagaattgGTTCGTGAACTTCAGACAGCAAAGAAGAATGTCAACCAAGCCAAGCTGAGTGAGCACCGCCACAAACTTCTCCAGGAGCTGGAGGGTCAAATAGCTGATCTGAAGAAGAAACTGAATGAGCAGTCCAAACTTCTGAAACTAAAGGAATCCACAGAGCGTACTGTCTCCAAGCTGAACCAAGAGATATGGATGATGAAAAACCAGCGGGTACAGTTAATGCGTCAAATGAAAGAGGATGCTGAGAAGTTTAGACAATGGAagcagaaaaaagacaaagaagtaaTACAGTTGAAAGAACGAGACCGTAAGAGGCAATATGAGCTGCTCAAACTTGAAAGAAACTTCCAGAAACAATCCAGTGTGCTCAGACGTAAAACGGAAGAGGCAGCAGCTGCCAACAAGCGACTCAAGGATGCTCTCCAGAAACAACGAGAGGTCACAGATAAGCGGAAAGAGACTCAGAGCCATGGAAAGGAAGGTATTGCAGCTCGAGTGAGGAATTGGCTTGGAAATGAAATTGAGGTTATGGTCAGTACTGAGGAAGCCAAACGCCATCTGAATGACCTCCTTGAAGACAGAAAGATCCTGGCTCAGGATGTGGttcaactcaaagaaaaaaaggaatctcGGGAGAATCCACCTCCTAAACTCCGGAAGTGTACATTCTCCCTTTCTGAGGTGCATGGTCAAGTTTTGGAGTCAGAAGATTGTATTACAAAACAGATTGAAAGCCTAGAGACTGAAATGGAACTCAGGAGTGCTCAGATTGCTGACCTACAGCAGAAGCTGCTGGATGCAGAAAGTGAAGATAGGCCAAAACAATGCTGGGAGAATATTGCCACCATTCTGGAAGCCAAGTGTGCCCTGAAATATTTGATTGGAGAGCTGGTCTCCTCCAAAATACATGTCACCAAACTTGAAAACAGCCTGAGACAGAGCAAGGCCAGCTGTGCTGACATGCAGAAGATGCTATTTGAGgaacaaaatcatttttctgagatagagaCAGAGTTACAAGCTGAGCTGGTCAGAATGGAGCAACAGCACCAAGAGAAGGTGCTATACCTTGTCAGCCAGCTGCAGGAAAGCCAAATGGCAGAGAAGCAGTTAGAGAAATCAGCCAGTGAAAAGGAACAACAGCTGGTGAGCACACTGCAGTGTCAGGATGAAGAACTTGAGAAGATGCGAGAAGTGTGTGAGCAAAATCAGCAGCTTCTCCAAGAGAATGAAATCATCAAGCAGAAACTGATCCTCCTCCAGGTAGCCAGCAGACAGAAACATCTTCCTAATGATACCCTTCTATCTCCAGACTCTTCTTTTGAATATATCCCACCTAAGCCAAAACCTTCTCGTGTTAAAGAAAAGTTTCTGGAGCAAAGCATGGACATCGAGGATCTAAAATATTGTTCAGAGCATTCTGTGAATGAGCATgaagatggtgatggtgatggcgaCAGTGATGAGGGGGATGATGAGGAATGGAAGCCAACAAAATTAGTCAAGGTGTCCAGGAAGAACATCCAAGGGTGTTCCTGCAAGGGCTGGTGTGGGAACAAGCAGTGTGGGTGCAGGAAGCAAAAGTCAGACTGTGGTGTGGACTGTAGCTGTGACCCCACAAAGTGTCGGAACCGCCAGCAAGGCAAGGATAGCTTGGGCACTGTTGAACAGACCCAGGATTCCGAAGGCTCCTTCAAACTGGAGGATCCTACCGAGGTGACCCCAGGATTGAGCTTCTTTAACCCTGTCTGTGCCACCCCCAATAGCAAGATCCTGAAAGAGATGTGTGACATGGAGCAGGTGCTGTCAAAGAAGACTGCTCCAGCTCCCTCCCCTTTTGACCTCCCAGAGTCGAAACATGGAGCAACAGAATACCAACAAAATAAGCctccagggaagaaaaagaaacgagCTCTGGCTAGCAACACCAGCTTCTTCTCTGGCTGCTCCCCTATCGAAGAAGAGGCCCACTGAAGTTGGAGTCATCATCTCTACCCCCAATCTGGCTTGGGAGATGCTTTCCAGTTGCAGCCAGAAGGGGTTTTTTAAATGACTTCTCTGGATTTCAGGTTTCTTGCCGttgaaaaaaaggaacaaagcatTACTAAAAAGAAGGTAACCTTTGTTGGATGTTGTCCCTCAGTCTCCATCCCCAGACTACTGCTCTCTGCTCTCTAGAAGGCTGCTAAACCACCTGCTGAAGAGAGAACCAACAGACTTTCCTAATGACTCATCAGGAACCAGTCCTCAGTATGATCAAGTTCCTTCTTATTTGTGAGCAGTTCAGGCTATCTCCTGATGGGGATGAGGCCAAGGCTTTCTTATCTTTTGGTTGTCTCTGCTTAATGGAGGAGCCTGGCCTAGGATGGAGGTCTGGCTCAGATCTTTCACTCCACCTCGGGAATGGGGTTGTGATCTTTCCTGTCCTGACCCCCTCTGAATTGTAAGTGTTTCAATAGTACTCTTGATTGTATGCCATGTTGTTGaagtaaatgaattatttttaaatgttaagtaaaTAAACCTTAGCCCatctactgttaaaaaaaaagtctcatagaCTATCATGccatctgtgaacaaagataagttttgtttcgttttgtttttgagacagagtctcactctgttgcccaggctggagtgcagtagtgtgatcttagctcactgcaacttctgcctccatggttcaagtgattcttgtgcctcaacctcccaagtagctgggattacacgctcatgccaccatgcccggctaattttttgtatttttagtagagacgaggttttgccatattggccaggctggtcttgaactcctgacctcaactgatctgctcgcctcggcctcccaaagtgctgggactacaggcgtgagccactgcacctggccattaacAAAGACAGtttgatttcttccttcccaatgtgtatacttatttccttttcttgttttatgaCGTGAGCTAATattttcagtacaatgttgaaaaaaagtggagagagaggacatccttgacTTGTTCTGTATCCTAGTGGGAAAACTTCCAAtttctcaccattaaatatgacGTTAGCTGTAGGTTtcttgtagatattctttatcaagaTAAGTTCAACTTtgttcctagtttactgagagttttcatcataaaTGGGTATTGGatgtgtcaaatgctttttttgcatctattgataCGAtcgtgttaatttttcttttttagcctgcTGAGGTgattacattgatttttgaatgttgaaccagacttgcatacCTGGGATACATTCTACTAGGTTATGGCATAtaattcttcatttcattttcttatgatGTCTTTGGTTTTGATAATATAATCACATCATGTtttctgagattcattcatgcTGTTGTGTATATTAGTAGTGTTACGGGATCTCTGGGGTGTAgatttttctggccagaaacctctgtggccacaGCACCTTTGCCTGGGTTCTTGTCCagcgtccaggaagaatgaggtacacagacaagtgaagggtgaaTAGTTTTATCTAGTATTAGAACAGCTCAGAGTGGGTAGCTCCCTCTGTAAGCAGGTTGTTCCATCAACTGTTCAGCTCTcggcagagaggagaccctggagagGGTGGCTCCTCTCCGCAGACAAGTCATTTGGATGTCTCTacaggtctctgaagctctcatCTGAGAGGGTCGCTCCTCTCTGCCGGCAGGTCGTCTCTGTAGCTCTCAGTGGAGAGAGTACTACTCTCTGCACCGGTCGTCCCATCACCTCCAGCTATCATCGGAGCGAGTGCTCCgctctgcagctggttgtcccCTCGTCGTCTCtctgccctctccctcctctggcTGTCCTCTGGCCTGCTCTGCCTGAGCGCctagggcttttatggacctcaaAGGGGAGAAAgtatgtgctgattggtccatgagcGGCCATGGGGAGCCGGAAGAGGCACTACGAATTCCCACTCCAGTCCGcgggactggcagcccagcccccagccttcaggccctccctggcctgaggGTGGGGCCTTACTGGGGACCCTGTCCCCTTCCGCCAAGGAATCAATCTGCCTCCTGCTGTCATTCATGGCCCCGGGGCTCGGCCCCAACCCCTGCTCTGAGACCAGAGCAGGGCAAAGAGGGGCCAGACAGTGGAAGCAGACACCCCCCAAGCCTGCAGGgactgggagtggggtgggggtggggtgggagactTCCTGGGGCCCCGGAGGGTGCAGGctgcagagatgcctgggtcctGCGCCTGGGAGGGCGGCCGCAGCTGCTCCCGGGAGCTTCCGCCCCGCCAACTCAGCCCAGCTCATGCCTGCTTCCTGGAGTGggaggcccaggtctgcagctgccGGTGTTGCAGATGCTTCTGCACCTGGGGGTGCAGATCCTGCCTGTCCCTGGCTTcgccaagagcacagggaggctcgGATCCACAGCTGACGTTTGGGCGGCTGTAGCTCCAGGAGggcggggctcctgcctgctttgtagagcaggaggcctgggtctgcagctgcaggttgggtggctgcagctgcagggAGAGCTCCCGTCTCAActcagaaggggcagggctcccacAGACTCCATGGAATGTGCAGCCCCAGTCCCGCTTCCCTGCTGCAGCCGgcatgatggcagcagccactgccatcagTAGTTGGTTCCTTTATATGGCTAAGTAGTAGtcaatattatgaatatataacaATTTGATTATCATTCTCCTATTGGTGggtatttggattatttccattttatgctATTATGAATAAGGATGTAATAAATATTCCTTTATGAGTcattttgtggacatatgttttcatttttcatggaTTAATATTCGGGAATTGAAATGTTGGGTCATGAGTAGATGTATGTTTAACTTGAGAAGAAACCGACAAACAGTTCTTCAAAGTACCTACACCAtttttatactcccaccagcaatgtaagaGAGTTCGTTTTTCCACATACTAGTGAACACTTGGTATGgtcagtttttgtaattttagacattctaaagtatgtaaaatggtatctcattgtggtttaaattcGCATTTCTCTTATGACTAGTTTTATTGAGCATagtttcatgtgcttatttggcCAGTTGGAAAATTTCTTTCATAAGAtatctgtttaaatcttttgcccatttaaaaccAGTTGGAATGACTTGTTACTTGGAAATAAAAGAGTTGTCATCAAGAGAAAATCTACATGTGCCGATAGCCTAAAGTAACTGACACTGGTGTTGAGTATAGATAAATGGGTGTTTATCAAAATATAGAAGGTGACTCTAGCAGAGGGAGCAGAGTGGGCAAAGCTACAGAAGTAAGGAACAGAATACTTTGTTCAGTGAATGAATCATAAGTAGTGGAGTGTGGTGGAGAATGGGATGTGGACAGCAGGAACTAGAGTTTTAAAGCACAGTGAGACATGGAGCTGGAGAGACAGGCATTGTTGGCTTTATATACCATGCTAAGGCATTTGAACTCTTCTAAAGATGGTATGGAATGACTTGAGTTTTACTCAGTAGAGTGGCATAATTAGATACATGTTAAAAATTTGCAGAAAAAATATACCTACTTTATATATACCAATGGATTGAGTCATGGAAGACCCTTGAAAAGATACgctttctggaggctgagacacttGTCACTGGCATGGGATAACAGATATGTTTAAGAGACTATGACTAATATTGTCTAGCAAGGCATGCTGAGGTCTTGGTGCTCCTCAAAAAAGTCTGTATTTTTGCAATGGAGGCAGTttacagaattaaaattttattgttttaaacctCAGTATTTAGAAATTATGCTTATTTGCTTTTATGTCTTCATAACATATAAAAAACATGTCTTTCAATTTTGATGGGGGACTCTATCATAGGTTCTGAGTTGCTTTCATGAGGAAAACATTCAAAGGAAACAGCTGCATTGCCTGCATATAACAAGCCAGCTCAGGGATTGAGGACAGTGTAGAAGGTTAAAGAATTACACCTTCAGCAGAAGGTAGGAGAAATGCTAGAAATATCTTATATCAGTTAGGGTTCTCAGATGCAAACAACAGAATCCGCTTTTGCTGGTTtattcaaagaagaaattcatTAAAGGATATAAGAGGCTTACAGAATCTCAGGGAAGGCCAGAGATGAAGTCTGAGGCTATTCATTTAGAAACCAAGCCCAAATCACACTGTGGGGTCACTACAATGAGGACAACACTATTGCTCAGCATACATATGGTGCTATCACTGATCATGTGAGGGACTGGACCACAGAAGCTGTGCTACTACGGCCTCCTAAATCTCAATACTTTCATTACTTCAGTCATTAAAATATGGATTTGGCATAGTGTCTGCCTTCTCATGTGATTCATTTCCAAACTGAAGTCTCACATATGTCTGACTGGTAGAGCTAGATCACGTGCTTAAATCTGAGCagcaagggagcctgggaaagTGAGTTCTGGCTTCTTTCTTGGAGAAGATCGACTTATAACATGTTCACAAGATATTAGATGGTTAAAATGTCTATAACATATTATGACATTACTCGTCTCACATAGCAGCTATCTGCAATTAAAAGGAGAGTGAAAACACGTTGATCAGGcactgtctctttctttcttgtaaaattaaaaacaaaacaaaacaaaaaatgtttagaaagggAGGAGAAATATCCCTAATTTTGGCAGGCCCTAAAAGAGATTGTATGAATTTACTTGAGTTATTTGTATGAAGTTTTAAACATCTACCTATTCATCTTCCTGTTCTGTAGCTAAGCTAGCATGCTAATAGCACTGTAGTATTAAAGAAGCTTTTGTGATCGGCCTGGGAACCATCACTACTTGTAACATTGTGCCAGGAACAGAGACAGCAGCAACATCCTGGACGAGACTTTCCACTTTGTGATTGATACTTTCTGCTAAAGCCCTAGTCATGCTGACTGGAAGCTATCTTGGCAGGATAAAAGGTCATCACTGGCATTAAGGATCTCTTTAGGTTTCAATAAACAGAATCCATTCAAGATAACTTACCCTAAAGAAGGACATTTATTATAAGGATACAGAGCTATCTCCTGGAATGCAAGGGTAGGAAGTTCAACCTGGCCCCATGAGGGACTAAGCCAGGACTCTGAAAACCCTCAGAAACTAATGGAAAGtgtgtctgtctatctgtctgtctgtctgtctgtcccagCATCTTTTGCATGATTTgtcatctctgcttctctctaAACATCTGCTTCATTCTTTTCCTCTGTACAGACTGATGTCCTCTGCTTTTACGTATATGGCAGAAAATGGCTACTTCATTCAGTCCTTACATGTCCTTTCTGTTCAAGAGCCAACAAAGGCAAATGGACATTTCCAAGTCTTGACTCCAAATGCCTGGGACAGAGAATGCCtgtactgggttgaatagtgtaTCCCCAAAATGTATGGTCTActtggaacctcagaatgtgaccttatttggaaatagggtcttcacAGGTGTAATttattaagatgaggtcatactggattagtgtgggccctaatccaatgactgaGGTCTTTATAGGACGACAGGCATAGGAGAGAATGCTGTGTGAAGATAGAGGAAAAGATTGGAGTTACCCTTCCACAAGTCAAAGGATGCCAAGGATTACCAGGaactaccagaagctaggagagaagaGTGGAACAAATTTTCCTTTGGGCTTGCCATAGAAACcaatcctgccaacaccttgatttcagattttcatcctctggaactgtaagagaataaattgccgttgtttcaagccacccagtcgttgtcatttgttatggcagccctgggaaacagagagagttTCTTTGGCCCAACTGGGTCCAATGTCCACCTTGTGCATTCACCTGGTTTAGCTATGGCCAGGGTGGAGGGGTCGAGCCAGACACTGTGCAGAAGAATCTCTAAGAAGGGGATGTAGAAGGAGCAGGCAAATTGATGAAcagatataataattttttttgtgctTCCTTATAACCAGAGGTGTCTGTGGGTACCTAGCAGTGATCAGAGGGAACAGCAGGACCCTAGATATAGTTCCTAATCATTAGTACTTTAAGAACAACTTACCTCTTGCTATTTGTGAAATGGGATTGCAAAGATACCTTGCAAAGATACCTGATTCTGATGGCCTTGTCACTgtctttgaccaatagaatgcaAAAGAGATAGGTGTCTGTTCTAAACCTAAgtcgtttttttttctttttttgacagggtctggcTCGGTCgccccctcccacctcagcttcccaagcagctgagactacaggagtgtgccaccatgcccagctaatttttatacttgttgtagagatgcagttttgccatgttgcccaggctggtctcaaactcctgagctcaagcaatctgctagcctcagactcccaaagtgctgagattacaggcgtgagccaccccgcctggccttcTAAGCCTACGTCTTTAAGCATTGCGTGCTTTCACTTCTTCTCTTGGAACCTCGCTGTTGTCATGTAAAAAACCTCAGCCTGTTGCATGATTAAAGGGATGTGACCCAGTTACTTCCTTTGCCCCAGTGACCAGTCAGCCAATGACCAACATGTTAGTGAGGTCACCCTAGACCAACCAGGTGACTGCAAACACATGAGCAAGCCCAGTGAAGATCAGCTGAGTCAGGACCAGGTCAACACAACCACCTAGCTGACCCATAGACTCCTGAGCAATATTAAAGGTTGAGTTACTACATCTTAGAGTAATTTGTTATGCTGTGACAGATAACTGATACAGGGAGATTGACAATCTGGATTTTGGTAAGCCAGATATTAGAAAAGTAAGGATAattcattcataaataaaaataattcctagGTTTCATGTTAATAGCTGTATCAACTTGGGCAAGttgtttcaatttcctcatctgataACTGAAGTTAACAAAGTAGATTCTTTGGGGTGGGTTATTGGGCAGagcaaatgggagaaagtatGGGGCAGCACGTTATAAAACAGCAGGTTGGCATCATTTCTCTATACTCTGtcctttctttattattaaggttggtacaaaagtg
The genomic region above belongs to Homo sapiens chromosome 5, GRCh38.p14 Primary Assembly and contains:
- the KIF4B gene encoding chromosome-associated kinesin KIF4B; translated protein: MKEEVKGIPVRVALRCRPLVPKEISEGCQMCLSFVPGETQVVVGTDKSFTYDFVFDPCTEQEEVFNKAVAPLIKGIFKGYNATVLAYGQTGSGKTYSMGGAYTAEQENEPTVGIIPRVIQLLFKEIDKKSDFEFTLKVSYLEIYNEEILDLLCPSREKAQINIREDPKEGIKIVGLTEKTVLVALDTVSCLEQGNNSRTVASTAMNSQSSRSHAIFTISIEQRKKSDKNCSFRSKLHLVDLAGSERQKKTKAEGDRLKEGININRGLLCLGNVISALGDDKKGSFVPYRDSKLTRLLQDSLGGNSHTLMIACVSPADSNLEETLSTLRYADRARKIKNKPIVNIDPHTAELNHLKQQVQQLQVLLLQAHGGTLPGSINAEPSENLQSLMEKNQSLVEENEKLSRCLSKAAGQTAQMLERIILTEQVNEKLNAKLEELRQHVACKLDLQKLVETLEDQELKENVEIICNLQQLITQLSDETVACTAAAIDTAVEEEAQVETSPETSRSSDAFTTQHALHQAQMSKEVVELNNALALKEALVRKMTQNDNQLQPIQFQYQDNIKNLELEVINLQKEKEELVRELQTAKKNVNQAKLSEHRHKLLQELEGQIADLKKKLNEQSKLLKLKESTERTVSKLNQEIWMMKNQRVQLMRQMKEDAEKFRQWKQKKDKEVIQLKERDRKRQYELLKLERNFQKQSSVLRRKTEEAAAANKRLKDALQKQREVTDKRKETQSHGKEGIAARVRNWLGNEIEVMVSTEEAKRHLNDLLEDRKILAQDVVQLKEKKESRENPPPKLRKCTFSLSEVHGQVLESEDCITKQIESLETEMELRSAQIADLQQKLLDAESEDRPKQCWENIATILEAKCALKYLIGELVSSKIHVTKLENSLRQSKASCADMQKMLFEEQNHFSEIETELQAELVRMEQQHQEKVLYLVSQLQESQMAEKQLEKSASEKEQQLVSTLQCQDEELEKMREVCEQNQQLLQENEIIKQKLILLQVASRQKHLPNDTLLSPDSSFEYIPPKPKPSRVKEKFLEQSMDIEDLKYCSEHSVNEHEDGDGDGDSDEGDDEEWKPTKLVKVSRKNIQGCSCKGWCGNKQCGCRKQKSDCGVDCSCDPTKCRNRQQGKDSLGTVEQTQDSEGSFKLEDPTEVTPGLSFFNPVCATPNSKILKEMCDMEQVLSKKTAPAPSPFDLPESKHGATEYQQNKPPGKKKKRALASNTSFFSGCSPIEEEAH